The Gillisia sp. Hel_I_86 genome has a segment encoding these proteins:
- a CDS encoding enoyl-ACP reductase, with product MSYNLLKGKRGIIFGALDENSIAWKTAERVHEEGGSFVLTNAPIAMRMGNINQLAEKTNSQIIPADATKVEDLENLVDKAQEILGGKLDFVLHSIGMSINVRKGNHYTDMNYDFTTTGWDVSAVSFHKTMQTLYKKDAMNEWGSIVALTYMAAQRVFPDYNDMADNKAYLESIARSFGYFFGKDKKVRVNTISQSPTPTTAGQGVKGFDGFIAYADKMSPLGNATAIDCANYTISLFSDLTKRVTLQNLYNDGGFSNIGVSHEVMEAFMKNME from the coding sequence ATGTCATACAATCTACTTAAAGGGAAAAGAGGAATTATTTTTGGGGCTTTAGATGAAAATTCTATCGCTTGGAAAACTGCTGAGCGTGTTCACGAAGAAGGTGGAAGTTTTGTGCTTACCAATGCGCCAATCGCTATGAGAATGGGGAACATCAATCAGCTTGCTGAGAAAACAAATTCCCAAATTATCCCTGCAGATGCTACGAAAGTAGAAGATCTTGAAAATTTAGTAGATAAGGCACAAGAAATCCTAGGCGGAAAATTGGATTTTGTATTGCATTCCATTGGAATGTCTATTAATGTAAGAAAAGGAAATCATTATACAGATATGAATTATGATTTTACTACCACAGGTTGGGATGTTTCTGCGGTTTCCTTTCACAAGACCATGCAAACCCTTTACAAAAAAGATGCGATGAATGAGTGGGGAAGTATTGTGGCATTAACATATATGGCGGCACAACGTGTGTTCCCAGATTATAATGACATGGCAGATAACAAAGCCTATTTGGAATCTATTGCGCGTAGTTTTGGATATTTCTTCGGAAAAGATAAAAAAGTTAGGGTAAATACTATTTCTCAATCTCCAACGCCAACTACAGCGGGACAAGGAGTAAAAGGATTTGACGGATTTATCGCTTATGCCGATAAAATGTCGCCGCTTGGAAATGCAACGGCTATAGATTGTGCGAATTATACCATTTCTTTGTTCTCAGATCTTACAAAAAGGGTAACACTTCAGAATTTATACAACGATGGAGGATTCTCCAACATTGGAGTAAGCCATGAAGTGATGGAAGCATTTATGAAGAATATGGAGTAA
- a CDS encoding CdaR family protein, whose translation MKTKLKEKKPWIKRGPLKTFSFFLGLSAVIWVVVQYSKEYTEVIEFPILYTNLPKDKILVGNNPKTLDLRIRERGFHIAWNRVFPKNIAIDISDAIEEGNFLIYDLELQKTAILSQLNFDYEKVDLLQKNMKINFEQRAVKKVAVLSSIDLSFAIGYSALEEIKLQPDSIMLSGPANILDTLRTIKTKPLKISNISNDVRGKVKLETANLKAVALYQEEVNYFVRTEKFTEGKLEVPIKLLNVPEGTNVVIFPKEVVVFYQVSLKDFEKIEPSSFEVAVDFKNAKDSDGFLIAQILEKPNQVNNIRLNEKKIQFVIKR comes from the coding sequence ATGAAGACTAAGTTGAAAGAGAAAAAACCATGGATAAAAAGAGGGCCTTTAAAAACCTTCTCATTTTTCCTTGGGCTTTCTGCAGTAATATGGGTGGTTGTTCAATATTCCAAAGAATATACAGAGGTAATAGAATTCCCTATTTTATATACAAACCTTCCCAAAGATAAAATCCTGGTTGGTAATAATCCAAAAACACTGGATTTGAGAATAAGGGAGCGCGGATTTCATATTGCCTGGAACCGTGTTTTCCCTAAAAATATTGCCATAGATATAAGCGATGCCATCGAGGAAGGAAATTTTTTGATCTATGACCTGGAATTACAAAAAACGGCTATTCTCTCCCAGTTGAATTTCGATTATGAGAAAGTTGATTTGCTTCAGAAAAACATGAAAATAAACTTTGAGCAGCGAGCGGTTAAAAAAGTCGCGGTTTTATCCTCGATAGACCTCAGTTTCGCAATAGGCTATTCCGCATTGGAAGAAATTAAATTACAGCCAGATTCCATAATGCTTAGTGGGCCTGCCAACATTTTGGACACCTTAAGAACCATCAAGACCAAACCTTTAAAGATCAGCAATATCAGCAATGATGTTAGGGGAAAAGTGAAACTGGAAACGGCAAACCTTAAAGCGGTTGCTTTGTATCAGGAAGAAGTGAACTACTTTGTAAGAACCGAAAAATTCACCGAGGGCAAATTGGAAGTCCCCATAAAATTACTGAATGTTCCCGAAGGAACCAATGTGGTGATCTTTCCCAAAGAAGTGGTTGTTTTTTACCAAGTGAGTTTAAAGGATTTCGAAAAAATAGAACCATCCTCATTCGAGGTGGCTGTAGATTTTAAGAATGCAAAAGACAGTGATGGATTCCTGATCGCTCAAATTCTCGAAAAGCCCAATCAGGTGAACAACATTAGGCTTAATGAGAAGAAAATCCAATTTGTAATTAAACGATGA
- a CDS encoding sensor histidine kinase, with protein sequence MNKRLFLLLVVLMSLSLIGIIFVQGYWIKSTVDDKEQQFSYNAKQVLINVSKELQNKELEAFWFNFDFEDSTALKLNSANLEKFFGLNEYGRNANGDHHNLLEEDFKESSNFLVSTSDSIHLANLINSKVNDFLNKDQVSGSISAEERIDRLMRMEEAEKDMLSAYISEFTSKIPIHKRLSNEKLEATIKEELQNFNLKSAFEFGVFTNSLATKVHSANFTMDSPATYSVPLFVDMTGKSNYQLMVNFTEKKEVVLSSVILMAALSILFTLIIVIAYSSALSQLIKQRQISKIKTDFINNMTHEFKTPIATINLALDAIKNPKVVNDQTKVARYLQMIRDENKRMHAQVENVLQISKLEKNELDLKKERLQLHELVEDALTHVELIVEDRNGYVKTHFGALKSSVLGNEDHLTNVIVNILDNAIKYSIEEPKIDIYTENVRNSIILKVRDQGSGMSKAVQKKIFEKFYREHTGDIHNVKGHGLGLAYVKRILDDHHATIYVESERGKGSTFIIKLPLIT encoded by the coding sequence ATGAATAAAAGATTATTCCTCCTCCTCGTAGTGTTGATGAGCTTATCGCTCATCGGAATAATTTTCGTTCAGGGATATTGGATCAAAAGTACTGTGGATGATAAGGAACAGCAATTTTCCTATAATGCCAAACAGGTGCTTATCAACGTTTCCAAAGAACTTCAAAACAAGGAATTGGAAGCTTTTTGGTTCAATTTCGATTTTGAGGATAGCACTGCTTTAAAATTGAACAGTGCCAACCTTGAAAAATTTTTTGGTTTAAATGAATATGGTAGAAATGCTAATGGGGATCACCACAATTTATTAGAGGAAGATTTCAAGGAATCTTCTAATTTCTTGGTATCTACATCAGATAGTATTCACCTTGCTAACCTTATAAACAGCAAGGTCAACGATTTTTTAAATAAGGATCAGGTTTCTGGAAGCATCTCGGCAGAGGAGCGCATAGATAGGTTGATGAGAATGGAGGAGGCAGAAAAAGACATGTTGAGTGCCTATATTTCTGAATTTACTTCTAAAATCCCAATTCATAAAAGGCTTTCTAATGAAAAGCTTGAGGCGACGATCAAGGAGGAGCTACAAAATTTTAATTTAAAATCTGCTTTCGAATTTGGTGTTTTCACAAATTCCCTTGCAACCAAAGTTCATTCAGCTAATTTCACGATGGATTCCCCCGCAACCTATTCGGTTCCATTGTTTGTAGATATGACCGGAAAAAGCAATTACCAGTTAATGGTGAACTTTACAGAAAAAAAGGAAGTGGTACTTTCTTCGGTAATACTTATGGCGGCATTGTCCATACTATTTACCCTTATTATTGTGATTGCCTATTCAAGTGCTTTATCGCAATTGATAAAGCAACGACAGATTTCTAAAATTAAAACAGATTTTATAAACAATATGACGCACGAGTTTAAAACTCCTATAGCTACCATAAATTTAGCTTTAGATGCAATCAAAAACCCAAAAGTGGTCAACGATCAGACCAAGGTGGCAAGGTACCTGCAAATGATCCGGGACGAAAATAAGAGAATGCATGCACAAGTAGAAAATGTGTTGCAGATCTCCAAGCTGGAGAAAAACGAACTGGATCTTAAGAAGGAGCGCTTACAGCTACATGAATTGGTGGAAGATGCGCTAACACACGTAGAACTGATTGTGGAAGATAGAAATGGCTATGTTAAAACCCATTTTGGAGCTTTGAAATCTTCGGTTTTGGGAAATGAGGACCATTTAACAAATGTGATCGTAAATATCTTGGATAACGCCATAAAATATTCTATAGAAGAACCTAAAATCGATATTTATACAGAAAACGTTAGAAATTCCATAATTTTGAAGGTTCGGGATCAAGGTTCTGGAATGAGCAAAGCTGTTCAGAAAAAAATATTTGAGAAATTTTACCGGGAACATACCGGGGACATTCATAATGTAAAAGGCCATGGTTTAGGCCTTGCATATGTAAAACGAATCCTGGACGACCACCATGCTACCATATATGTGGAAAGCGAACGCGGAAAGGGAAGTACATTTATAATTAAATTACCATTAATAACGTGA
- a CDS encoding glycosyltransferase, with protein MQLEYSFIIPVFNRPAEIRELLESMEELDFDGSFEIVIVEDGSTISSEAILEDFKDKLNISYYYKENTGPGDSRNYGMKLAKGNYFLILDSDVLLPENYLQEVDFFLSKKYYDCFGGPDAAHESFTDLQKAINYSMTALLTTGGIRGNKQAVYKFQPRSFNMGLSKKAFLASGGFGSIHPGEDPDLALRLQKEGFETILIPNAVVFHKRRIDWNKFYTQVTKFGTVRPILNTWHPESAKITYWFPSLFISGLFFAIILWLLGSSFFISLYLLYFLIIGIDAGIKNKSVYIGIAAIMATFIQFLGYGIGYLNSIWKLKFLKMQPREAFPKLFFTNED; from the coding sequence ATGCAATTAGAATATTCTTTTATAATCCCTGTTTTCAATAGGCCAGCTGAGATCCGGGAGTTGCTGGAAAGCATGGAGGAATTGGATTTTGATGGCAGTTTTGAAATAGTGATCGTGGAAGATGGTTCCACTATTTCTTCGGAAGCGATATTGGAAGATTTCAAAGATAAATTGAATATCAGTTATTATTACAAAGAGAACACCGGTCCCGGGGATTCCAGAAATTACGGGATGAAGTTGGCAAAAGGCAACTATTTTCTCATTTTGGATTCAGATGTGTTACTGCCAGAAAACTATTTACAAGAAGTAGATTTCTTTTTGTCCAAAAAGTATTACGATTGCTTTGGGGGCCCAGATGCGGCACACGAAAGTTTTACAGATCTTCAAAAAGCGATCAATTACTCGATGACGGCCTTGTTGACTACCGGTGGGATTCGCGGAAATAAACAGGCAGTATATAAATTTCAGCCAAGAAGTTTTAATATGGGGCTCTCAAAAAAGGCATTTTTGGCATCAGGTGGTTTTGGATCTATCCATCCCGGGGAAGATCCAGACCTAGCATTGCGATTGCAAAAAGAAGGTTTTGAAACCATCCTCATTCCTAATGCCGTAGTCTTCCATAAACGCCGGATAGATTGGAACAAATTCTATACACAGGTTACTAAATTTGGAACGGTTCGCCCAATTTTAAATACATGGCACCCAGAATCGGCTAAGATCACCTATTGGTTCCCGAGCTTGTTTATTTCTGGACTTTTCTTTGCCATTATCTTGTGGCTGCTGGGATCCTCCTTTTTTATATCGCTTTATCTGCTCTATTTTTTAATAATTGGAATAGATGCAGGAATAAAAAATAAAAGTGTTTATATTGGAATTGCTGCAATAATGGCAACATTCATTCAGTTTTTAGGTTATGGAATAGGATATTTAAACTCCATTTGGAAACTTAAATTTTTAAAAATGCAACCTCGGGAGGCATTTCCAAAGCTATTTTTTACAAATGAAGACTAA
- a CDS encoding response regulator transcription factor, with product METENKKILLVEDDPNFGTVLKDYLAMNDYEVTHAKNGMEGFEKFKKDDFDLCILDVMMPYKDGFTLAKEIRDKNEDVPIIFLTAKAMKEDVLKGYKVGADDYLNKPFDSEVLLMKIKAIMQRKTTDSVADSKQFEFQVGGLHLNSKLRFLTYKDKEPIKLSPKENELLRLLALHENDLMPRELALTKIWRDDNYFTSRSMDVYIAKLRKYLKVDENVEILNIHGEGFRLVVKNKEGEA from the coding sequence ATGGAAACTGAAAACAAGAAAATTTTATTAGTAGAGGACGATCCCAATTTTGGAACCGTACTAAAAGATTATTTAGCAATGAACGACTACGAGGTTACTCATGCCAAAAATGGGATGGAAGGTTTTGAAAAGTTCAAAAAAGACGATTTCGATCTTTGTATCCTGGACGTAATGATGCCTTATAAAGACGGATTTACCCTTGCAAAGGAAATTCGCGACAAGAATGAAGATGTGCCCATTATTTTCCTAACCGCGAAAGCGATGAAAGAAGATGTATTAAAAGGATACAAAGTAGGGGCAGATGATTACCTGAACAAACCTTTTGACAGTGAAGTGCTTTTGATGAAGATTAAAGCCATCATGCAGCGTAAAACTACAGATAGTGTTGCAGATAGCAAACAATTTGAATTTCAGGTTGGTGGGCTGCACTTAAACTCCAAGTTACGGTTCTTGACCTATAAGGATAAGGAGCCTATTAAGCTATCCCCAAAAGAGAACGAATTATTAAGGTTGTTGGCATTGCACGAAAACGATCTAATGCCAAGGGAATTGGCACTTACCAAGATATGGAGGGACGATAATTACTTTACATCCAGGAGCATGGATGTTTATATCGCGAAACTTCGTAAGTATTTAAAAGTAGACGAAAATGTAGAGATCTTGAACATTCATGGGGAAGGTTTTAGATTGGTAGTTAAAAACAAAGAGGGCGAAGCCTAG
- the coaE gene encoding dephospho-CoA kinase (Dephospho-CoA kinase (CoaE) performs the final step in coenzyme A biosynthesis.), whose protein sequence is MRIVGLTGGMGSGKTTVANFFKELGVPVYIADDAGKSLMNTNAGVKSKIVSLFGKLAYSDGHLDRKYIASQVFNSPEKLQQLNQIVHPAVGLDFKKWKNNQDGPYVIYEAAILFEAGGYKNCDLIILVTAPLEERIKRLQARDKSSLEEIEARIQHQWSDGKKRKLSNFEIINNKLSSTKDQVRNLHEILINTREI, encoded by the coding sequence ATGAGAATTGTAGGACTTACCGGTGGCATGGGCAGTGGGAAAACCACTGTTGCCAACTTTTTTAAGGAATTGGGTGTTCCGGTTTATATTGCCGATGATGCGGGAAAATCCTTGATGAACACCAATGCAGGGGTGAAATCCAAAATTGTTTCCTTATTTGGCAAGCTTGCTTATAGCGATGGGCATTTGGATAGAAAATATATAGCCAGTCAGGTTTTTAATTCCCCGGAAAAACTTCAGCAATTAAACCAAATCGTGCACCCGGCGGTGGGTTTGGACTTTAAAAAATGGAAGAACAATCAAGATGGCCCTTATGTGATCTACGAGGCGGCAATCCTATTTGAGGCCGGCGGCTATAAAAATTGTGATCTTATAATTTTGGTCACTGCTCCTTTGGAAGAACGAATCAAAAGATTGCAAGCCCGGGATAAAAGTTCCCTGGAGGAAATTGAAGCGAGAATTCAGCATCAATGGAGCGATGGGAAGAAACGAAAACTATCCAATTTTGAGATTATCAATAACAAACTTTCTTCAACAAAAGATCAAGTGCGAAATCTTCATGAAATTCTGATAAACACTAGGGAAATTTAG